One Cololabis saira isolate AMF1-May2022 chromosome 12, fColSai1.1, whole genome shotgun sequence DNA window includes the following coding sequences:
- the ccnt1 gene encoding cyclin-T1 isoform X3, whose translation MAASFRSLSAICNKWYYNRQQIENSPSKRAGLDPDKELSYRQQAANLLQDMGQRLNVSQLTINTAIVYMHRFYMVQSFTRFHRNVISPAALFLAAKVEEQPRKLEHVIKVAHACLNPQDPSPDVRSDAYLQQAQDLVILESIILQTLAFEITIDHPHTHVVKCTQLVRGFLCSVIPASKDLAQTSYFMATNSLHLTTFCLQYSPPVVACVCIHLACKWSNWEIPVSTDGKHWWEYVDSTVTLELLDELTHEFLQILEKTPSRLKRIRNWKAGGQTPKVKSKVQEDGDQRDAMISMISMASSESTVAGLMSLSAPPSTSSSSSSVGDKDRGASGNAQTWSGKGQSGAEQQPNNEVHAPAKVSLSEYRAKNADVLAAQKRKLENMEASVKREYANAAQALIGQQQRKEKQQHHHQQTGSSTSSDMSNPSPIILKIPLEKERHDRPLKVRFPLAGGGGGSGHSGNARGQDPDIKVRIRVPEKQRGGSGEEGKSRDKHRERSNHHHHSHHHHHHLSSSSASLSSSHKHSSSSSGALGSSKKVSSDSSRTTSSSSSTSRKRTHSQDPTAGSHPASKVSKSSRNPYQLLSLSSSSGPTQGHGPDALPSLGIPHHQGTYSYSKSDKMDTNGHSVAGGAQSNEYQDTFEMLNSLLSAQGVQPSQPSMFEYRSQYGDYRLTGGSRGSNPRPPPLPSEPPPPLPPLPK comes from the exons ATGGCGGCTTCGTTTCGGTCTCTTTCTGCAATCTGTAACAAATGGTACTACAACCGGCAGCAGATCGAGAACAGCCCGTCTAAGAGAGCTGGGCTTGATCCCGACAAGGAGCTGTCCTACAGGCAACAAGCGGCGAACCTGCTGCAGGACATGGGCCAGCGGCTCAATGT ATCCCAACTAACAATTAACACTGCCATTGTGTACATGCACCGGTTCTACATGGTCCAGTCATTCACCAGGTTCCACAGAAAT GTTATTTCTCCTGCCGCTCTGTTTCTCGCTGCAAAGGTTGAGGAGCAGCCCCGAAAGCtggaacatgtcatcaaggttgcCCATGCATGTCTCAATCCTCAGGATCCCTCGCCAGATGTGCGCAGTGAT GCTTACCTGCAACAAGCCCAAGACCTGGTCATTCTTGAGAGCATAATTCTCCAGACCCTGG CTTTTGAAATCACAATTGATCACCCTCACACTCATGTTGTCAAATGCACTCAGCTTGTCAGAG GTTTTCTTTGTTCCGTTATTCCAGCCAGTAAGGATCTTGCCCAGACGTCCTACTTTATGGCCACCAACAG TCTGCACCTGACCACATTCTGCCTGCAGTATAGTCCTCCTGTCGTGGCCTGTGTGTGCATTCATCTGGCCTGCAAGTGGTCCAACTGGGAAATCCCCGTGTCCACAGATGGGAAACACTGGTGGGAGTACGTTGATTCCACAGTTACTCTCGAGCTCTTGGACG AGCTCACACACGAGTTCCTGCAGATTCTGGAGAAAACTCCCAGTCGACTGAAACGTATTCGAAATTGGAAG GCTGGAGGCCAGACACCAAAAGTCAAGTCAAAAGTCCAGGAAGACGGTGACCAGAGGGACGCTATGATCAGCATGATCTCTATGGCCTCATCTGAAAGTACTGTGGCGGGCCTGATGAGCCTCTCTGCTCCACCttccacttcctcctcctcctcatctgtgGGGGACAAGGACAGGGGGGCGTCTGGGAATGCTCAGACTTGGAGTGGCAAAGGTCAGTCCGGAGCAGAGCAGCAGCCCAACAATGAGGTCCATGCCCCAGCCAAAGTATCGTTGAGCGAGTACCGTGCAAAGAACGCTGATGTCCTGGCAGCCCagaagaggaagctggagaaCATGGAGGCCAGTGTAAAGAGGGAATACGCCAATGCAGCTCAGGCTCTCATTGGTCAGCAGCAGAGGAAGGAGAAGCAGCAGCATCATCACCAGCAGACTGGCTCTTCCACCTCCTCTGATATGTCCAACCCATCACCCATTATTCTTAAAATTCCCTTGGAAAAGGAAAGACATGACAGGCCTCTAAAGGTGCGCTTTCCACTCGCTGGGGGAGGAGGCGGTAGTGGCCACAGTGGCAACGCCCGAGGTCAGGATCCAGACATCAAAGTCCGAATACGAGTACCTGAGAAGCAAAGAGGAGGTTCAGGCGAGGAAGGCAAGAGCAGGGACAAACACAGAGAGCGCTCGAACCATCACCACCACagccatcatcaccaccaccatttATCCTCCAGCAGTGCTTCACTCTCTTCCTCACACAAACATTCATCTAGTTCCAGTGGGGCACTGGGAAGCAGCAAAAAAGTCTCAAGTGACTCGTCAAGAACAACCTCGTCTTCCTCTTCCACGTCACGAAAGAGGACACACTCCCAGGATCCCACAGCAGGTTCTCACCCAGCCTCTAAAGTCAGCAAGTCCTCGAGGAATCCCTACCAGCTACTGTCCCTGTCTTCCTCTTCTGGTCCAACTCAGGGTCACGGTCCTGATGCTCTCCCTTCCCTGGGCATTCCCCACCACCAAGGGACCTATTCGTACTCAAAAAGTGACAAGATGGACACTAATGGCCACAGTGTAGCAGGTGGAGCCCAATCAAATGAATACCAGGACACTTTTGAAATGCTAAACTCACTGCTGAGTGCACAGGGGGTGCAGCCGTCCCAGCCGTCCATGTTTGAATACAGATCTCAATATGGGGACTATCGGCTGACTGGTGGCTCCAGGGGGAGCAACCCCAGGCCCCCGCCGCTGCCTTCAGAACCCCCTCCCCCACTCCCTCCCTTACCGAAATGA
- the ccnt1 gene encoding cyclin-T1 isoform X4, whose product MAASFRSLSAICNKWYYNRQQIENSPSKRAGLDPDKELSYRQQAANLLQDMGQRLNVSQLTINTAIVYMHRFYMVQSFTRFHRNVISPAALFLAAKVEEQPRKLEHVIKVAHACLNPQDPSPDVRSDAYLQQAQDLVILESIILQTLAFEITIDHPHTHVVKCTQLVRASKDLAQTSYFMATNSLHLTTFCLQYSPPVVACVCIHLACKWSNWEIPVSTDGKHWWEYVDSTVTLELLDELTHEFLQILEKTPSRLKRIRNWKAGGQTPKVKSKVQEDGDQRDAMISMISMASSESTVAGLMSLSAPPSTSSSSSSVGDKDRGASGNAQTWSGKGQSGAEQQPNNEVHAPAKVSLSEYRAKNADVLAAQKRKLENMEASVKREYANAAQALIGQQQRKEKQQHHHQQTGSSTSSDMSNPSPIILKIPLEKERHDRPLKVRFPLAGGGGGSGHSGNARGQDPDIKVRIRVPEKQRGGSGEEGKSRDKHRERSNHHHHSHHHHHHLSSSSASLSSSHKHSSSSSGALGSSKKVSSDSSRTTSSSSSTSRKRTHSQDPTAGSHPASKVSKSSRNPYQLLSLSSSSGPTQGHGPDALPSLGIPHHQGTYSYSKSDKMDTNGHSVAGGAQSNEYQDTFEMLNSLLSAQGVQPSQPSMFEYRSQYGDYRLTGGSRGSNPRPPPLPSEPPPPLPPLPK is encoded by the exons ATGGCGGCTTCGTTTCGGTCTCTTTCTGCAATCTGTAACAAATGGTACTACAACCGGCAGCAGATCGAGAACAGCCCGTCTAAGAGAGCTGGGCTTGATCCCGACAAGGAGCTGTCCTACAGGCAACAAGCGGCGAACCTGCTGCAGGACATGGGCCAGCGGCTCAATGT ATCCCAACTAACAATTAACACTGCCATTGTGTACATGCACCGGTTCTACATGGTCCAGTCATTCACCAGGTTCCACAGAAAT GTTATTTCTCCTGCCGCTCTGTTTCTCGCTGCAAAGGTTGAGGAGCAGCCCCGAAAGCtggaacatgtcatcaaggttgcCCATGCATGTCTCAATCCTCAGGATCCCTCGCCAGATGTGCGCAGTGAT GCTTACCTGCAACAAGCCCAAGACCTGGTCATTCTTGAGAGCATAATTCTCCAGACCCTGG CTTTTGAAATCACAATTGATCACCCTCACACTCATGTTGTCAAATGCACTCAGCTTGTCAGAG CCAGTAAGGATCTTGCCCAGACGTCCTACTTTATGGCCACCAACAG TCTGCACCTGACCACATTCTGCCTGCAGTATAGTCCTCCTGTCGTGGCCTGTGTGTGCATTCATCTGGCCTGCAAGTGGTCCAACTGGGAAATCCCCGTGTCCACAGATGGGAAACACTGGTGGGAGTACGTTGATTCCACAGTTACTCTCGAGCTCTTGGACG AGCTCACACACGAGTTCCTGCAGATTCTGGAGAAAACTCCCAGTCGACTGAAACGTATTCGAAATTGGAAG GCTGGAGGCCAGACACCAAAAGTCAAGTCAAAAGTCCAGGAAGACGGTGACCAGAGGGACGCTATGATCAGCATGATCTCTATGGCCTCATCTGAAAGTACTGTGGCGGGCCTGATGAGCCTCTCTGCTCCACCttccacttcctcctcctcctcatctgtgGGGGACAAGGACAGGGGGGCGTCTGGGAATGCTCAGACTTGGAGTGGCAAAGGTCAGTCCGGAGCAGAGCAGCAGCCCAACAATGAGGTCCATGCCCCAGCCAAAGTATCGTTGAGCGAGTACCGTGCAAAGAACGCTGATGTCCTGGCAGCCCagaagaggaagctggagaaCATGGAGGCCAGTGTAAAGAGGGAATACGCCAATGCAGCTCAGGCTCTCATTGGTCAGCAGCAGAGGAAGGAGAAGCAGCAGCATCATCACCAGCAGACTGGCTCTTCCACCTCCTCTGATATGTCCAACCCATCACCCATTATTCTTAAAATTCCCTTGGAAAAGGAAAGACATGACAGGCCTCTAAAGGTGCGCTTTCCACTCGCTGGGGGAGGAGGCGGTAGTGGCCACAGTGGCAACGCCCGAGGTCAGGATCCAGACATCAAAGTCCGAATACGAGTACCTGAGAAGCAAAGAGGAGGTTCAGGCGAGGAAGGCAAGAGCAGGGACAAACACAGAGAGCGCTCGAACCATCACCACCACagccatcatcaccaccaccatttATCCTCCAGCAGTGCTTCACTCTCTTCCTCACACAAACATTCATCTAGTTCCAGTGGGGCACTGGGAAGCAGCAAAAAAGTCTCAAGTGACTCGTCAAGAACAACCTCGTCTTCCTCTTCCACGTCACGAAAGAGGACACACTCCCAGGATCCCACAGCAGGTTCTCACCCAGCCTCTAAAGTCAGCAAGTCCTCGAGGAATCCCTACCAGCTACTGTCCCTGTCTTCCTCTTCTGGTCCAACTCAGGGTCACGGTCCTGATGCTCTCCCTTCCCTGGGCATTCCCCACCACCAAGGGACCTATTCGTACTCAAAAAGTGACAAGATGGACACTAATGGCCACAGTGTAGCAGGTGGAGCCCAATCAAATGAATACCAGGACACTTTTGAAATGCTAAACTCACTGCTGAGTGCACAGGGGGTGCAGCCGTCCCAGCCGTCCATGTTTGAATACAGATCTCAATATGGGGACTATCGGCTGACTGGTGGCTCCAGGGGGAGCAACCCCAGGCCCCCGCCGCTGCCTTCAGAACCCCCTCCCCCACTCCCTCCCTTACCGAAATGA
- the ccnt1 gene encoding cyclin-T1 isoform X2 translates to MAASFRSLSAICNKWYYNRQQIENSPSKRAGLDPDKELSYRQQAANLLQDMGQRLNVSQLTINTAIVYMHRFYMVQSFTRFHRNVISPAALFLAAKVEEQPRKLEHVIKVAHACLNPQDPSPDVRSDAYLQQAQDLVILESIILQTLAFEITIDHPHTHVVKCTQLVRASKDLAQTSYFMATNSLHLTTFCLQYSPPVVACVCIHLACKWSNWEIPVSTDGKHWWEYVDSTVTLELLDELTHEFLQILEKTPSRLKRIRNWKWPTESLCGFQAGGQTPKVKSKVQEDGDQRDAMISMISMASSESTVAGLMSLSAPPSTSSSSSSVGDKDRGASGNAQTWSGKGQSGAEQQPNNEVHAPAKVSLSEYRAKNADVLAAQKRKLENMEASVKREYANAAQALIGQQQRKEKQQHHHQQTGSSTSSDMSNPSPIILKIPLEKERHDRPLKVRFPLAGGGGGSGHSGNARGQDPDIKVRIRVPEKQRGGSGEEGKSRDKHRERSNHHHHSHHHHHHLSSSSASLSSSHKHSSSSSGALGSSKKVSSDSSRTTSSSSSTSRKRTHSQDPTAGSHPASKVSKSSRNPYQLLSLSSSSGPTQGHGPDALPSLGIPHHQGTYSYSKSDKMDTNGHSVAGGAQSNEYQDTFEMLNSLLSAQGVQPSQPSMFEYRSQYGDYRLTGGSRGSNPRPPPLPSEPPPPLPPLPK, encoded by the exons ATGGCGGCTTCGTTTCGGTCTCTTTCTGCAATCTGTAACAAATGGTACTACAACCGGCAGCAGATCGAGAACAGCCCGTCTAAGAGAGCTGGGCTTGATCCCGACAAGGAGCTGTCCTACAGGCAACAAGCGGCGAACCTGCTGCAGGACATGGGCCAGCGGCTCAATGT ATCCCAACTAACAATTAACACTGCCATTGTGTACATGCACCGGTTCTACATGGTCCAGTCATTCACCAGGTTCCACAGAAAT GTTATTTCTCCTGCCGCTCTGTTTCTCGCTGCAAAGGTTGAGGAGCAGCCCCGAAAGCtggaacatgtcatcaaggttgcCCATGCATGTCTCAATCCTCAGGATCCCTCGCCAGATGTGCGCAGTGAT GCTTACCTGCAACAAGCCCAAGACCTGGTCATTCTTGAGAGCATAATTCTCCAGACCCTGG CTTTTGAAATCACAATTGATCACCCTCACACTCATGTTGTCAAATGCACTCAGCTTGTCAGAG CCAGTAAGGATCTTGCCCAGACGTCCTACTTTATGGCCACCAACAG TCTGCACCTGACCACATTCTGCCTGCAGTATAGTCCTCCTGTCGTGGCCTGTGTGTGCATTCATCTGGCCTGCAAGTGGTCCAACTGGGAAATCCCCGTGTCCACAGATGGGAAACACTGGTGGGAGTACGTTGATTCCACAGTTACTCTCGAGCTCTTGGACG AGCTCACACACGAGTTCCTGCAGATTCTGGAGAAAACTCCCAGTCGACTGAAACGTATTCGAAATTGGAAG TGGCCAACTGAATCTCTTTGTGGCTTCCAGGCTGGAGGCCAGACACCAAAAGTCAAGTCAAAAGTCCAGGAAGACGGTGACCAGAGGGACGCTATGATCAGCATGATCTCTATGGCCTCATCTGAAAGTACTGTGGCGGGCCTGATGAGCCTCTCTGCTCCACCttccacttcctcctcctcctcatctgtgGGGGACAAGGACAGGGGGGCGTCTGGGAATGCTCAGACTTGGAGTGGCAAAGGTCAGTCCGGAGCAGAGCAGCAGCCCAACAATGAGGTCCATGCCCCAGCCAAAGTATCGTTGAGCGAGTACCGTGCAAAGAACGCTGATGTCCTGGCAGCCCagaagaggaagctggagaaCATGGAGGCCAGTGTAAAGAGGGAATACGCCAATGCAGCTCAGGCTCTCATTGGTCAGCAGCAGAGGAAGGAGAAGCAGCAGCATCATCACCAGCAGACTGGCTCTTCCACCTCCTCTGATATGTCCAACCCATCACCCATTATTCTTAAAATTCCCTTGGAAAAGGAAAGACATGACAGGCCTCTAAAGGTGCGCTTTCCACTCGCTGGGGGAGGAGGCGGTAGTGGCCACAGTGGCAACGCCCGAGGTCAGGATCCAGACATCAAAGTCCGAATACGAGTACCTGAGAAGCAAAGAGGAGGTTCAGGCGAGGAAGGCAAGAGCAGGGACAAACACAGAGAGCGCTCGAACCATCACCACCACagccatcatcaccaccaccatttATCCTCCAGCAGTGCTTCACTCTCTTCCTCACACAAACATTCATCTAGTTCCAGTGGGGCACTGGGAAGCAGCAAAAAAGTCTCAAGTGACTCGTCAAGAACAACCTCGTCTTCCTCTTCCACGTCACGAAAGAGGACACACTCCCAGGATCCCACAGCAGGTTCTCACCCAGCCTCTAAAGTCAGCAAGTCCTCGAGGAATCCCTACCAGCTACTGTCCCTGTCTTCCTCTTCTGGTCCAACTCAGGGTCACGGTCCTGATGCTCTCCCTTCCCTGGGCATTCCCCACCACCAAGGGACCTATTCGTACTCAAAAAGTGACAAGATGGACACTAATGGCCACAGTGTAGCAGGTGGAGCCCAATCAAATGAATACCAGGACACTTTTGAAATGCTAAACTCACTGCTGAGTGCACAGGGGGTGCAGCCGTCCCAGCCGTCCATGTTTGAATACAGATCTCAATATGGGGACTATCGGCTGACTGGTGGCTCCAGGGGGAGCAACCCCAGGCCCCCGCCGCTGCCTTCAGAACCCCCTCCCCCACTCCCTCCCTTACCGAAATGA
- the ccnt1 gene encoding cyclin-T1 isoform X1 produces MAASFRSLSAICNKWYYNRQQIENSPSKRAGLDPDKELSYRQQAANLLQDMGQRLNVSQLTINTAIVYMHRFYMVQSFTRFHRNVISPAALFLAAKVEEQPRKLEHVIKVAHACLNPQDPSPDVRSDAYLQQAQDLVILESIILQTLAFEITIDHPHTHVVKCTQLVRGFLCSVIPASKDLAQTSYFMATNSLHLTTFCLQYSPPVVACVCIHLACKWSNWEIPVSTDGKHWWEYVDSTVTLELLDELTHEFLQILEKTPSRLKRIRNWKWPTESLCGFQAGGQTPKVKSKVQEDGDQRDAMISMISMASSESTVAGLMSLSAPPSTSSSSSSVGDKDRGASGNAQTWSGKGQSGAEQQPNNEVHAPAKVSLSEYRAKNADVLAAQKRKLENMEASVKREYANAAQALIGQQQRKEKQQHHHQQTGSSTSSDMSNPSPIILKIPLEKERHDRPLKVRFPLAGGGGGSGHSGNARGQDPDIKVRIRVPEKQRGGSGEEGKSRDKHRERSNHHHHSHHHHHHLSSSSASLSSSHKHSSSSSGALGSSKKVSSDSSRTTSSSSSTSRKRTHSQDPTAGSHPASKVSKSSRNPYQLLSLSSSSGPTQGHGPDALPSLGIPHHQGTYSYSKSDKMDTNGHSVAGGAQSNEYQDTFEMLNSLLSAQGVQPSQPSMFEYRSQYGDYRLTGGSRGSNPRPPPLPSEPPPPLPPLPK; encoded by the exons ATGGCGGCTTCGTTTCGGTCTCTTTCTGCAATCTGTAACAAATGGTACTACAACCGGCAGCAGATCGAGAACAGCCCGTCTAAGAGAGCTGGGCTTGATCCCGACAAGGAGCTGTCCTACAGGCAACAAGCGGCGAACCTGCTGCAGGACATGGGCCAGCGGCTCAATGT ATCCCAACTAACAATTAACACTGCCATTGTGTACATGCACCGGTTCTACATGGTCCAGTCATTCACCAGGTTCCACAGAAAT GTTATTTCTCCTGCCGCTCTGTTTCTCGCTGCAAAGGTTGAGGAGCAGCCCCGAAAGCtggaacatgtcatcaaggttgcCCATGCATGTCTCAATCCTCAGGATCCCTCGCCAGATGTGCGCAGTGAT GCTTACCTGCAACAAGCCCAAGACCTGGTCATTCTTGAGAGCATAATTCTCCAGACCCTGG CTTTTGAAATCACAATTGATCACCCTCACACTCATGTTGTCAAATGCACTCAGCTTGTCAGAG GTTTTCTTTGTTCCGTTATTCCAGCCAGTAAGGATCTTGCCCAGACGTCCTACTTTATGGCCACCAACAG TCTGCACCTGACCACATTCTGCCTGCAGTATAGTCCTCCTGTCGTGGCCTGTGTGTGCATTCATCTGGCCTGCAAGTGGTCCAACTGGGAAATCCCCGTGTCCACAGATGGGAAACACTGGTGGGAGTACGTTGATTCCACAGTTACTCTCGAGCTCTTGGACG AGCTCACACACGAGTTCCTGCAGATTCTGGAGAAAACTCCCAGTCGACTGAAACGTATTCGAAATTGGAAG TGGCCAACTGAATCTCTTTGTGGCTTCCAGGCTGGAGGCCAGACACCAAAAGTCAAGTCAAAAGTCCAGGAAGACGGTGACCAGAGGGACGCTATGATCAGCATGATCTCTATGGCCTCATCTGAAAGTACTGTGGCGGGCCTGATGAGCCTCTCTGCTCCACCttccacttcctcctcctcctcatctgtgGGGGACAAGGACAGGGGGGCGTCTGGGAATGCTCAGACTTGGAGTGGCAAAGGTCAGTCCGGAGCAGAGCAGCAGCCCAACAATGAGGTCCATGCCCCAGCCAAAGTATCGTTGAGCGAGTACCGTGCAAAGAACGCTGATGTCCTGGCAGCCCagaagaggaagctggagaaCATGGAGGCCAGTGTAAAGAGGGAATACGCCAATGCAGCTCAGGCTCTCATTGGTCAGCAGCAGAGGAAGGAGAAGCAGCAGCATCATCACCAGCAGACTGGCTCTTCCACCTCCTCTGATATGTCCAACCCATCACCCATTATTCTTAAAATTCCCTTGGAAAAGGAAAGACATGACAGGCCTCTAAAGGTGCGCTTTCCACTCGCTGGGGGAGGAGGCGGTAGTGGCCACAGTGGCAACGCCCGAGGTCAGGATCCAGACATCAAAGTCCGAATACGAGTACCTGAGAAGCAAAGAGGAGGTTCAGGCGAGGAAGGCAAGAGCAGGGACAAACACAGAGAGCGCTCGAACCATCACCACCACagccatcatcaccaccaccatttATCCTCCAGCAGTGCTTCACTCTCTTCCTCACACAAACATTCATCTAGTTCCAGTGGGGCACTGGGAAGCAGCAAAAAAGTCTCAAGTGACTCGTCAAGAACAACCTCGTCTTCCTCTTCCACGTCACGAAAGAGGACACACTCCCAGGATCCCACAGCAGGTTCTCACCCAGCCTCTAAAGTCAGCAAGTCCTCGAGGAATCCCTACCAGCTACTGTCCCTGTCTTCCTCTTCTGGTCCAACTCAGGGTCACGGTCCTGATGCTCTCCCTTCCCTGGGCATTCCCCACCACCAAGGGACCTATTCGTACTCAAAAAGTGACAAGATGGACACTAATGGCCACAGTGTAGCAGGTGGAGCCCAATCAAATGAATACCAGGACACTTTTGAAATGCTAAACTCACTGCTGAGTGCACAGGGGGTGCAGCCGTCCCAGCCGTCCATGTTTGAATACAGATCTCAATATGGGGACTATCGGCTGACTGGTGGCTCCAGGGGGAGCAACCCCAGGCCCCCGCCGCTGCCTTCAGAACCCCCTCCCCCACTCCCTCCCTTACCGAAATGA